Sequence from the Rutidosis leptorrhynchoides isolate AG116_Rl617_1_P2 chromosome 3, CSIRO_AGI_Rlap_v1, whole genome shotgun sequence genome:
cccatgtatcaattgccccttcaggtaacgattccaaccaatctttggcttctccctttaaagtccagggaaataacatgagatatatctgttcatcctccacttatcGGATTTTAAGtagtgtgcaaatcctattaaaggtacgtagatgttcatttggatcttccttcggtgcaccactaaattggcattgattagtcaccatgtgtagaatttgtcctttgatttcataatctggcgcattaatgtgtggatgagtaattgcgtgaccttggccagtgcgtttagatctcattcggtcttccatgcttaaaggttccagattctccataattgaatttgttgaatcggaatcactagaggattctgatttaatggttcgttcctcaacaatctctgtttgaatgattggtggttccggaggaaagtttagtggttcaggatctacgaatcgttcctgaatattctctggattctcaattgtgaggtcgggttcaaaaaatggattatcggaaatttgaactgaagtacttggtcgactggatgacgattctaaagaaaaatcaacggcagtaatatttgctaaatgtcttgatctagttacaggtggtgaacgtacaaaaggtggtgaacgtcttgctcggtgcattcactgaatatcctattagtttttaaaaggaaagaaaaattataataagttatccaatcaatagacttttctgattttgcccacgtttcgaatagccaaaagatgcagcagaggggccggattcgtttggtctcaatataattgaggactgtttggctccaataacccggtccacgtacaaatccaactattactacgaaccagaaaattttgatgtctatcaatttaaccacttaaaataaattttcgtaattttaagaaatttagataagaagtagaataaattctaagtcctaaaaactataatagcgagaaataagaaagaaaaagagttcgtcgaaaaagatcgaaaaagaaaaatggttgaaaaataaaaggtgacggaaaaataaaagaaacttataaaacttaaaaacacttgactaacctaaccttattactacaactaacttaaaattataatcgcaaattgagattactaattggaatgataattgatacataggtaaaaggtgtctaaaaatattaaagcttacaggaaaaactaaatcccaaatggaaataacttaaaaagaaactaaaacttaaaaaggcgtcgcaaaattctaaagcacctaaatcttagtctaaagaaaaagcacttaaggaattctacggcaaagcctaaaaatctagaagtaaaaataactatggcaaaaactaagtttaaaactaaatatgagcgaaaaatacaaatattacgctaaaacaattataaagggataaaatataaaaatatacaaaaagttgtaaaaagtacaattttttataaaatattatttttatattatttattttattaaaactattaattttacaatttaattaaactaatttaactaattatataaattaaataaaaagtaaaacttaaaataaaactaattataataacaataagaatttagggttataataataataattaataattactccgtaattaattgcagttagggtttctgtcggtgtcaggtctCCTCCGAGAGTCGCGGTATtagatgcagcaaaccccgcgagtcgcggggtttcaaaattcaaccctggaacagtttaaaactgacgcgttttttttttatattttctgtttataatctaaaatttatatataataaaaacttatattttaaaaactttaaataaaaattgaactactttataactttaaaaatatcttaaaaatagatttatatatattaaatttttttttcggttttttttatatttataaaatatatttataaaaaaaattaaataaaacttatatttttacaaactaaagaaactttataaaacttaaatatttatcaaactcctaaaaatatttatatttttgtttttctttttatattttcgaatatttaaaacgtatttttataaaaacgaattttaataaaagtaaactaaatttttttttatattagcgttgcgcttccggcttttaagagttccccggcagcggcgccaaaaataacttgatgttttagcagagtagtatataaaatagcttatatttttacaggaaatactattaaatacgatacaattttacacaagatatttatttatttagagaatggatatacttaaaccttgctacaacacttataggcagtgtacctaatcgtacagtagtgtagtttttagtaagtccggttcgttccacaaggaatctttttaaacaaagcttaacgctatattagtttacttttataaaaatgcaaatatatatatataagtaatattattattataaaggggggttttttaccgtttaatgaccggtctgtcgattttaaaactttagtcgcagttaaaatcaaatgtaaaataataaatataaatacaagacttaaattaaagcgtaaagtaaataacaataatgaaattgcgaataataaaagtgcgataaaataaacttgcgataattaaaaagtacgataattaaaagtgcaattaaatacaataacaataaaaatgcgataattagaagtgcaattaaatataaaataaagaaaattaaatatgaaataaaagaattatgcttatttaaacttccgtaatcatgatgtttgacgtgttgattttaattttatgcccatgggttaattgtcctttgtcctggattatttaatatgtccatacggatttgtccataatagtccatcagtcataaatataaagagcgaaagccttcgtcaaattatttttattcccgaagtcaaatattccaactaattggggattcgaattgtaacatggttttaatactttgtttaatgaatacaccaggttatcgactgcgtgtaaaccaaggttttactactttgttaacaattacacaattacccttgaatgtaattcacccctgtttcaacaagtctattaactattaatccagttccgtgtccggtaaaatgaataattattggtatttatagatatcccgtccaccgtacccagtcaagcgtatgtggttatatataaatacgtcaaattataagtttgtatattaaattaacaaggtattgtttagttaacataaaacccattaatagcccatagtctaatttccacaagtgtcgttcttttatccaaaccccaattatggtacaaagcccaattacccaattttagtaattagcccaacatcatgattacttcggattaaataagcataataataacttagcttcgagacattaatataaaaaggttgaacataacttacaatgattataaatagcatagcgttacacggacagaatttcgacttacacccttacaacattcgctaacatacccttattattagaattataattaaaattaaaatataaattataaatatatatatatatatatatatatatatatatatatatatatatatatatatatatatatatatatatatatatatatattacgatatagatagagagatggatggatatgttgtaatttttgcgatcagaattcgtttgcttttatagggattttgaaactttggggctccgcgactcgcgacattttttgccttcaaactccgcgagtcgcggagtttgtaaatacagctcacaccaatttggagtctttcttgccgacggtttatattataaatataatatatatataattaatataattaattatatattatattatatttatatacatagttaacttgtactttttagtccgttgcgtcgagcgttgagagttgactctggtcccggttccggattttcgaacgtccttgcgtacaatttaatatcttgtactttgcattttgaatcttgtactcttgtaatttcgagacgtttcttatcaataattggaacctctttgattgtcttttgtacttttgagctttttggtcgtttgcgtcttaaattcgtcgaatctgtcttttgtcttcaccttttattatttaaacgaatatcacttgtaaatagaacaattgcaactaaaagcttgtctttcttgaggaataatgttatgaaatatatgttcgtttttagcattatcaataacgaTAAGGATAATTTGTCAATTAAGTGCTGGATTCTTTGTAATTGATTAATGAAAAATAGGATTTCATAGTTCAAGGAGGTGATCCCATTGGTACAGGAAGGGGTGGAGAATCCATATATGGGTATGCTACTTTAATGTTCTCATAAAAATAggtttgatatttttagaattattgATGAGTTTGTATGAACTGAAGTCGTGGATTATGTCTCTAAAGGACCTGTTATATATGGAAATATGGCTATTTTGTTGAAATGAATGTGTAATATTGAAGGTcaaagtttgaggatgagattacTCTGAAGTTGAAGCATACTGGAGCTGGGATCTTATCTATGGCTAATGCTGGTCCGAATACGAATGGGAGTCAGTTCTTTATCACATTGGCACCGGCACAATCACTTGATGGTAATCAATTTTTATTTGAAtttattatctttatctttattagtTTGCTTTGTTCTTTTGGCATAACTCCACTTTGGTCAAATgggtatatttgttcatattaaatATACAGACATATCTTCTTGACATTAGTATAGACATATCTTCCTGCCAACTCAGTTTTGGATTTATTCAAATGTATTGTTGCAATATAATCAAGGTTTCAGATACTTCAGTATGTTAAGGTATGACCAATGTCTCAAACCTTATTGGATGCTCCTTTTCTGTATAATTTCGGCATAGCTTGCTTATTTATTAACGGTTTCATTTGTTGTTCTGATCTCTTTTGTTGTGAATACAAAGTATTACTTCAAATTAGCAGGGATGATCACGAGGtgatgtttttgtttttgtttttcctttttttattaattttaattagggTTCTTTTGATTTTTTTTTGGTCTCTTTTGTTGTAAATACAAAGTATTACTGCAAATTGGGGTTAAAGAATCTTTTTGTGCTTTCACATACCATAATTTTGGGGTTTCTTTGATTTGTTTGATTTCATAGGGTTTAATAATACACTATTTAACTATTTTACTACGGAGTATGTATTAGGTATGAGTATATTGTGAGTATTTATTTACTTTTTTCCTGTTATCATTCTAGGATTTGTACGATTTAACGTCTATTAATTATATAGCTAGAGAATTTTGTGTACCTTGATAGAAAATCTTAATCTTATACTctgtatgtattattattttacaaGCTTTCATAGTTGAGATTTGCTAAAATGTCTATGTTGTTTGATTTATAATGTTGCTTAATTAGTATAATAATATGATGTTAAGTTATGCATTTTATGTGACTGAATATTGAAAAGTGGGCCGTGATGCATCAAATTATAAATTCGATATATACATAAAGCTAATGTTGTACTCTGTGTGCTTCATGGTGATTGAAGTTATTTACTTCAAAACGAATGTGACATTTACAATTGTCCAGTCATCTATTGATTAATCTTCTTCACTCCAAAAGTTTCCCTTAAGTTAGAGGTGTCAACTTGGGTGGGTTGGTTTGGGTAATTAGTAGATATTTTCCGGCCCAAGTCTCCTAAACATTAGTAAATATTTTAACCGATTTTGTTCGTTCAGACATTCAAGCAAAGATATGGAAGATGCTACAAGAATGGTCGTGGTCACGTCAAGCTCATTCGCTGCTCTAAATGTGACAAATAATGCCCGAAGGTAATAAATCATGACAATGATAGCTTTGAGTGATCCTTTATTTCTTAGATCTTAAATGTTGATATAGATATGTAAGTATTTTTTTCTAACGAATTATCAAAATTGTGTTAGCTCTTATATGTAATAACTTTAGTGATTTTGTTAAAAGCATCCGTTTGTTATGTTAAAATTTGAGTATCTTAACCAACTTGGTGAAAAGATTAGatgtgttgttttttttttttttttcaatattttTGTATACTTATTATAGGAGATTTGACTTGGTAATAAATAATAGTTGATCTAATAGGATAATATACATCTTTACAACCTTAGTACTTTTTGTGTTTATGCTATGTTCGTAATTGAGCTGTAACATTAGTTTCACCATCATTTATTGGGGATTGTTATGGTATGATGTAAGCTTTTTATTTTGaattagttattatattattatattgctTCATTTTTATCTAATATCTTTTCTTAATAGTATATATCATGGTAGTAAAAATTTTCACGGATTTAGTTTCAAGTTCATGCTAATATTTTTTATGAAAAATATTGTTAAACCTGAATTGTGGTTTGCAAAAGCAACTCAAAATATCCAGAAGATTAACCTAAAATGGAAACTTATGGCCTATCTGGATGCATGGAGCTCTTTGTCGAAACATTGAAGGTCAATGAGGTACTAATTACTTTCAACACTTTGAGCACCAATTGCATACTCAAGTCTCAATATTACTATAAACTGTGAACTTTTTAGTCAATCTTAGGCTCCGACTCTCTGCATCTGACTATGTAATGCGTAGTAGATTGGACATGATTTTGATAGCATAAACCAAAAGAAATTATTATGTAATTTGAAAATGTACTGTTGGTTTGACTTTAAAATCATAAGCTAACTCTTTTTCTTTTTCATGTTTAGGGTTAATTTTCTTTGACTAATCGGGTATAACAAGGAGACTACCATTGCAATTCAACTATAATATCTACAAAAGAGCTGCTACTATGCACAATTTATTTTAGCATAGTTTTATAAAGGTAACAATTTTTACCCATTTAGTTGTGGATGTGTGAAATTGTTAAGACATAGTATATACATTACATTGTTATTATAGTCTATGGCTAGGTCTACAGATATAAAAGTATAGTTTTGTGGTGGGTAAGTGGCTTGCTAAAAGTAtgcaatgactttagcatttacatttacTTAACACCTaacacatatcattaaactgtttcatttaaacaaacccgtggttccacgggtcatttcactagttttctTATATATAAACAAATACAGTAACTTTACTATAGGTTCTTGATTAAGTGCAAATTCTATATTTTACTCAATATGTCGATTTTAAGAAATACTTTTTATAGAATGGCAACCGAAAAATGTTACTTGTATAATTAGTTTTGTCACTCAATGACTTTAATGCATATGTGTTTAACATATGAACGATAGAACCATATACAATACCATTGCTTTAGATTAAATGgaaaaaacttcattaacatgcaAATTGTAGCCGATTTTTTTTGGGACTACTAGTAACTCAATGCAACAAATGAAAAGCAAACAACTTAATAACTTCACAACATTTTATGTTCTTTTTTAttttgacatttcatcaaacacataatATGCATCATCTAGAATTTAGAAAAGAAACATAACATCGTTCTCTACTCATTCATAACTATAATTACATAATATTTCTTGGATGCTCTAATCTTTATCTGTTAAAAAGACTAAGAGCACAGGGAGTCGttcggtgttaaatctcagtgttaaatttaacactggattTAACACTGAGGTCAAAACAGGGGAAATGGTTCAGTGTTAAATTTCAGTGTTAAATcagttgtaattttatttttttattgattagttatttattaattaattatttttaaaaagaaTTCAGCATTTTTTACAAAACAATTCTAGTCCTATTATTGTATATTATTTGGCCCATATTTGactcaattaaaatataaaatcaggCCCAATTGAAAAAAAATCCTAAACCCATTTATAATTTACGCCTCTTTTTACTTCTTTTATCTTCTTCATCACATAAACCATCTTCATCATATAAACCTGCAACTCTTCTTCATCATATAAACCTACCTGCAACCATAAAAGAAAAGGGAAAGCAAAAAAATTACAGCAGCAACAGCATCAAATAacaaaagaaaaaagaaagaaaaagaaaaaataaataaataagcaacGGCATCAAGCAACCACCGTTGCCCAGCTAATGCTGGCCAACGTTAAATGCATTTAACGGTGGTTTAACGGAGGGGCGGAGTGGTGTTGGCCACCGTCCCCACCGTTAAATCGGTATAACGGTGAAAAATCCACTCGACTCCTGGTGCTCTAAGTATTGATGTTCATATCACATCTATAACTTTCATATGTCTACTATGACTTCATAACTTCAAATGATGTTTAAATGCTAAAATGAAAAACCGAATTGTATCTCATACCTCATGATGAACATCGAAACAACATCAACAGGTTAAGTAATTTGATGGACGTTAAGTATAAATCACCTTTAAATACTTCAGATTAAGCATTTGAATTTTGAACCTGAACCAAAAAAATGATTTGTATTTGAAATCGGACTTGAATAGTAacaaataatgaaaataaaaaaaaaatataccaagtgAAGATTACTGGAGAGAAGATTAATGCGATAGCGAATAGACTTGTTCCAAATTAAATCCGTCAATGATGAATGAACACAGAGCTTCAAATTTGATTTCGGTGAAAGAAATTGAGAAAAAATTAAATTCGTCATTGATGAATGAACGAACACAGAGCTTCATTAATAATCAGAGAAAAAGGCTGGAGGATTAGGGTTAGTAATTCGAGACCAGAAAAGTTTTGAATTGTGGGTTTATACTATGGATTAGGGTTACAATCACAcgagttttttttttcctttttttttttcttttttcttttttgttgACTTAATTTAATACTCCATTTAAGTAGTTCTTTTTAATTgtgaaataattatgtttatgacaTCAGCAACAGGTTCTCataatttttctttttttattgaTTTTTTTATACAAGGAAAAATGCTATTTATTACatcatcattttagtattttaatagtaactagtgaaatgatccgtggaaatacgggtttgtttaaacgaaatagtttaatgatatgttttaggtattaaatgaatgtaaattttaaagtcatttagtttattagCCCGCGAATTCactgattccgactaagaaacttgtagttaattttacaaacataaagttcgctcaaatttgagtatttatatttatatttttaataataataataattattaataataataaatgccttttaaattttcctaaaaaataaaattacaatttatgagagattaatatttctttttttataaaagatttcttattattttttaattaaattaatatatattataaatcatCATTATAAAAAGTAAAAAATTAATTAACTTAATGAGGAAATTATCATTTTagagttttatatatattattattattaattattaattattaattattatagtcTATAGATGCTCCGTATATTGTAATCACTTAAAAATGATACTCGGGGGGAAAACTATTTATTGCACTATTTATCGAATATATTTATATAGTCATTTAGTAAGAATCTTGCTAATTTTGTGCTATTTTACCAAGGCATGTAACTCCTTGAAGTGATGACCTTGAGTTGTCTTTATTGGGAACTGAATATGTCATGTGTGATATGTACCGGTACAATATGCACCGTAGAATATATGTACCACAATTTTTTGATTATTTGCTTATCAACTTATCATCGCAGAACAAAGGCCGTAGTTCACCGAGACAAAAGGAGATTGTGCCCTCCGAACATTAAATTATTACTATAGTAATATTTAGGATATGTATTGTTAAAAAAATTTATAAGTTTTATACGAAAAATGATAAACGTTTCGTAAATGCTATGGTTATGCATTaactgaaaaattaatattttcaataaaaAAATTACTACATGTTTTCATGATTAAATTGACTCCATAAAATTAGGTATAGAAAGTACgttataatataaaatattaacattttataataaaTGGTTAACCATAACCTTCAAAGCTCGTTTAGCATTCTCCTTTTTATATATTAGTTGTCTTCAGAAATTACAgttacaacttatgatatactcTGTACTTTCGCCTCCAATAGATTATGACCATTTAGGTAATTTGGTGGCCACGAAGATTAACCATACACGACTCAGCAATTTGAAAAGCAGGTTGTTATTTCGAAATTAATTGGCTCGTAAATCAAGTCGGAAACTCGAACTCGAAAAAACAAACACACTTTCCAAAATATTAATGGTAGTGAGTGAATCTTCCCTTATCAGAAGATGAAGAAACCCACGTTCGTCTGGAAGGAAAGAGATGGAAGAAGTTTTAACAATGTTCTAAACAAGGGCAAAGGTGAAGAATGGCCCAATGTCAATCAAGCAAACCCTAGTCACGCCAAAGACCTTCGTGACTTCCTGGATAATAACAAGAACTCAAGTGACACAGAAGATCTTAGAGATACGGTTCTCAACAAGACGAAGTCAGAACCATGTAATaaatttgtaacaccccgtttcccCATACATGGTTAAAAGGTACGTATTTTACCTTGTAAACGTTGAATATTAACCGTGAACGAGTGTGCATGGTTTAAATGTAGAAAACGTTGAAAAATGGTTTGATCAGACGATCTGTCGCGTTTTAGTGTGTCCCATCGCGTTCTGGTTGGTCGCGAACCGCGACAAAGCTGTCTGGGACGCGACAGCTCCAGAACCCCACTTCTGTCAAGGTTATCGCGTTTGAAACATGTTTGTCGCGTTTGgttgtcgcggaacgcgacaaatgtcgctgaaatgactttttagccattttaaatggcatcttttgggggcaTATTAGTCTTTTCACTTATGGCCGGTATTGGGGAGTCTAAAACTGGTTCAACCTTATCCCATCCTCATTTATCACTTTCTCATCTACCCaaattaaatctagagagagagataaggttttagagtaagagagctcactttggtgaagaagaaggccaaatctcacctgaacccaagttttaaagttgttccctacgtctctagccaCGTTGTGAtaatattggtaagtcttaactctatgttttgagttttaattggtttatggttaGGGGTTTTTTTTACTTGagtcttgtatgacccatttgggggttaaatgggtgaatttgggttatattgatgaaaggaaacccagtggctataatctagggtttggtcctgTAAATtaagatttgtaagtgttaattgtgttgttaggcactaatacacttgttaaatgttgaaagattgtaaatgggttaagtttgaccaaatttgtaagtctaagtgttaaaatgggtcaaatgggtaatgttgacctaattgggtgaaatgggtatgaaataccctaagtttgtgttagttagagttagtagactttaaatcactagctttaatgattaaagatgagtctttgccatttatgggcgattttggtgtagttgagttattttaatgcaattgggtcattaaatgctcaagtgtaagtattgtggttggttccactagttgtgtattgaatgtgtacttaatgtattaggtacgttgctttgaagtttcggaagtgcataatcatcatcttggtgttaaggtgagtggaataattatgcgtgtacgtatataatgtacttatttgtgtagcgtggaatgtggaattgtcgcggtgtttaagacaccacattctatgtaacgagtggaattttcacggtgttcaagacaccactcattggtttgattgacatgtggaattgtcgcggtgttcaagacaccacattgttatgggagtggaattgtcgcggtgttcaagacaccacattgtcatgggggtgagattgtcgcggtgtttaagacatcacccgggggattagtgattacgtggcgtatgtacactaatggatgttatgaacttcaacggtctttcaagtaccgttcccttgttcgattggttaaccatgattgtgtgaatttgtatttagcatattaaattgtgaaccatatgctattgttattgctagcttattgtgaatcgcggatagtagtttatgcatgatgtttgcatggttgtcgaattgctagcttgtatgcggtattgtgtttgtgattgcaagtaagtaggttatatatgcatgtgtatacttattgcactcactaagcgttagcttacccctctcgttgtttatctttttagatgcaggtgcggagaagggaaagggggttgttggatactagttccccatgttggatttgtgttgaagcttttgaagccgACCTAGCGTttggggtagtttagccccaaaccatgctcaggtgtagtttggattaaaactatcattttaa
This genomic interval carries:
- the LOC139902066 gene encoding peptidyl-prolyl cis-trans isomerase CYP18-2-like, with amino-acid sequence MPGTEGGPPEVTLETSMGSFTVEVYFTLPPKTYKNFIELARRGYYNNVKFYRIIKDFIVQGGDPIGTGRGGESIYGSKFEDEITLKLKHTGAGILSMANAGPNTNGSQFFITLAPAQSLDGNQFLFEFIIFIFISLLCSFGITPLWSNGHSSKDMEDATRMVVVTSSSFAALNVTNNARRRFDLVINNS